One segment of Acidovorax sp. DW039 DNA contains the following:
- a CDS encoding ABC transporter substrate-binding protein translates to MTLHPLSSLSRRSLVALASACALSCAWTVASAAAAFDFSPEQKGRVRAEKDAAAIQAIPKNFKFVKEGVFTVAIAPFAPPIATYASDAKTVVGFDPDYAQLIADALGLQLELLPIAWADWPLGLSSGKYDAVISNVGVTEQRKEKYDFSTYRLGLHGFYVRADSKITSIKEPKDIAGLKVITGSGTNQERILLEWNKQNIAAGLKPVEAVYFDDDAARLLGVVSGRADANFNPNAPQAYHAAKDGKIKLVGTVNAGWPLKSDVAITTRKGSGLADALTLATNGLIKSGKYTQALQRWSLLEEALPKSETNPPGLPKF, encoded by the coding sequence ATGACTCTCCATCCCCTGTCTTCCCTGTCGCGCCGCAGCCTTGTGGCCCTGGCCTCGGCGTGTGCGCTGTCCTGCGCTTGGACCGTTGCCAGCGCTGCCGCCGCATTCGATTTCAGCCCCGAGCAGAAAGGCCGTGTCCGCGCCGAGAAGGACGCCGCTGCCATTCAGGCGATCCCGAAGAACTTCAAGTTTGTGAAGGAGGGCGTGTTCACCGTGGCCATCGCACCCTTTGCGCCGCCCATCGCCACCTACGCGAGCGACGCCAAGACCGTGGTGGGTTTCGATCCCGACTACGCACAGCTCATCGCCGATGCGCTGGGCCTCCAACTTGAGTTGCTGCCGATTGCCTGGGCCGACTGGCCGCTGGGTCTTTCCTCCGGAAAGTACGACGCGGTGATCTCCAACGTGGGCGTGACGGAGCAGCGCAAGGAAAAGTACGACTTCTCCACCTACCGCCTGGGGCTGCACGGCTTTTACGTGCGTGCCGACAGCAAAATCACGTCCATCAAGGAGCCCAAGGACATTGCCGGGCTCAAGGTCATCACCGGTTCGGGAACCAACCAGGAGCGCATCCTGCTGGAGTGGAACAAGCAGAACATCGCAGCGGGCCTCAAACCCGTGGAGGCGGTGTACTTTGACGACGACGCCGCACGGTTGCTGGGCGTGGTCTCGGGCCGGGCCGACGCGAACTTCAACCCCAACGCACCGCAGGCCTACCACGCGGCCAAGGACGGCAAGATCAAGCTCGTGGGCACGGTGAATGCGGGCTGGCCGCTCAAGTCCGACGTGGCCATCACCACGCGCAAGGGCTCGGGCCTGGCCGATGCGCTCACGCTGGCGACCAACGGGCTCATCAAGAGCGGCAAGTACACGCAGGCGCTGCAGCGCTGGAGCCTGCTGGAAGAGGCCTTGCCCAAGTCCGAGACCAACCCCCCTGGACTGCCGAAGTTCTGA
- a CDS encoding DUF58 domain-containing protein: MARLTLSGLSPLAPLRSKFRAWWQGRLKLTDTLTLTQRNVYILPTGSGWMLALTLLVLLVASINFQLNLGYLLTFMLAGSAVVGMHICHATLRGTTLHLKPPQPQFMGNSAALEVQLSSTRTSPRYGIGVAVHEPEGQSAHHWVWTDVPAQGQALVHVAFKPHRRGLHQVPTLTAETRFPLGTFRVWTYWRPASQMLVYPAPEVPAPPLPPGEPRAAGKGSATAQGVGEFDGVRAYRRGDPLKQVVWKKAAKSLGSGTDDLVSRDTQQSQRQELWLDVSKANLPDPEARISRVTAWVLQADRLGLDYGLRVPGRTIAPGSGAAHRLQCLEALALC; encoded by the coding sequence ATGGCCCGCCTGACGCTTTCTGGCCTCTCGCCCCTGGCACCGCTGCGCAGCAAGTTCCGCGCCTGGTGGCAAGGCCGCCTCAAGCTCACCGACACGCTCACCCTCACCCAACGCAACGTCTACATCCTGCCCACCGGCTCGGGCTGGATGCTGGCGCTGACACTGCTGGTGCTGCTGGTGGCATCCATCAACTTCCAGCTCAATCTGGGCTATCTGCTTACCTTCATGCTGGCGGGCAGTGCCGTGGTGGGCATGCACATTTGCCACGCCACCCTGCGGGGCACCACCCTGCACCTGAAGCCACCCCAACCGCAGTTCATGGGCAACAGTGCTGCGCTGGAAGTGCAACTCTCCAGCACACGCACCAGCCCGCGCTACGGCATTGGCGTGGCCGTGCATGAGCCCGAGGGGCAAAGCGCGCACCACTGGGTGTGGACCGATGTGCCCGCCCAAGGCCAAGCCCTGGTACATGTGGCGTTCAAACCGCACCGGCGTGGGCTGCACCAGGTGCCTACGCTCACGGCAGAAACCCGTTTTCCGCTGGGCACCTTCCGGGTCTGGACCTACTGGCGTCCGGCCTCTCAAATGCTGGTGTATCCAGCCCCTGAAGTGCCAGCACCACCGCTGCCCCCGGGAGAGCCCAGGGCTGCGGGCAAAGGCAGCGCCACCGCGCAGGGTGTGGGCGAATTTGACGGGGTGCGCGCCTACCGGCGGGGCGACCCGCTCAAGCAGGTGGTGTGGAAGAAGGCCGCCAAATCCCTGGGCAGCGGCACGGACGATCTGGTCAGCCGCGACACGCAGCAAAGCCAGCGGCAGGAGCTGTGGCTGGACGTGTCCAAAGCCAACCTGCCCGACCCGGAGGCCCGTATCTCCCGCGTGACAGCCTGGGTGCTGCAGGCCGACCGGCTGGGCCTGGACTATGGCCTGCGCGTGCCAGGTCGCACCATTGCCCCGGGCAGCGGTGCCGCGCATCGACTGCAGTGCCTGGAAGCCCTGGCCTTGTGCTGA
- a CDS encoding ABC transporter substrate-binding protein produces the protein MTFVNKTLAALALAAASIAALAPIHASAQAIDLSPEQPGRPRSQKVDEAIKLVSKDFKFAKEGVLTVGTTTGRLPFGAYATDNKTPVGNAPDIAQLVADSLGRKLELVSVAWADWPLGLQSGKFDVVISNVTVTEERKEKFDFSTYRNDQLGIYVSAKSKITSIKEPKDVAGLKVVVGASTNQEQILLRWNQQNIAAGLRPVEIQYYDDDVVLYLALASGRADAYLAPNGIAAHNARDGKTRLVGTFSGGWPQAAEIAVTSRKGSGIADAITVALNAQIKNGNYAKALERWNLQSEAIQVARTNPPGLPKK, from the coding sequence ATGACCTTTGTGAACAAGACCCTGGCCGCCCTGGCGCTGGCCGCTGCCTCCATCGCAGCCCTCGCGCCCATCCATGCCTCTGCTCAGGCCATTGACCTGAGCCCTGAACAGCCCGGGCGTCCGCGCTCGCAAAAGGTAGACGAAGCGATCAAGCTCGTCTCCAAGGATTTCAAGTTCGCCAAGGAGGGCGTGCTCACCGTGGGCACCACCACAGGCCGCCTGCCATTTGGTGCCTACGCCACTGACAACAAGACGCCCGTGGGCAACGCGCCCGACATTGCGCAGCTGGTGGCCGACAGCCTGGGCCGCAAGCTGGAGCTGGTGTCCGTAGCCTGGGCCGACTGGCCGCTGGGCTTGCAGTCGGGCAAGTTCGATGTGGTGATCTCCAACGTCACCGTGACCGAGGAACGCAAGGAGAAATTCGACTTCTCCACCTACCGCAACGATCAGCTGGGCATCTACGTGTCTGCCAAATCCAAGATCACGTCGATCAAGGAGCCCAAGGACGTGGCGGGCCTGAAGGTGGTGGTGGGCGCAAGCACCAACCAAGAGCAGATCCTGCTGCGCTGGAACCAGCAGAACATCGCAGCGGGCTTGAGGCCCGTGGAGATCCAGTACTACGACGACGATGTGGTGCTGTATTTGGCCCTGGCTTCGGGCCGCGCCGACGCATACCTGGCCCCCAACGGCATTGCCGCCCACAACGCACGCGACGGTAAGACCCGGCTGGTGGGCACCTTCTCGGGCGGCTGGCCCCAGGCGGCCGAGATCGCCGTGACCTCGCGCAAGGGCTCGGGCATTGCCGATGCGATCACGGTGGCGCTGAACGCGCAGATCAAGAACGGCAACTATGCCAAGGCGCTGGAGCGCTGGAACCTGCAGTCCGAGGCGATCCAGGTCGCGCGCACCAACCCACCCGGCCTGCCCAAGAAGTAA
- a CDS encoding LLM class flavin-dependent oxidoreductase, with protein sequence MAIEHLAFLTPGNYAEDSPHQGLEDTLRLFEQGEALGYQGAWVRQRHLERAVSSATTLLAAATQRTRRIALGTAVIQMGYENPFRLAEDLATVDVLSHGRLQVGLSAGVPPYGPLLGGRLFDGDAQGIDFSHARVERLRSNLRGDFFGDDDFFVESPAGRHRPRVQPHAAGLVERLWYGGGSLKSAQWAGAQGYHLLIGNLNRGEQTDNFFEAQRSQLDLFHANWSAPYAPRVALGRVIVPLDSADAATRARYRAWAALRVPRTLGPQGDRCTLFARDLVGTSDEILESLRQDPIVPSVQELRLELPYDFTGEEYAQILSDTARYIAPALGWSPAQTVKASDHSLPRAAATSRPSSITAMA encoded by the coding sequence ATGGCGATTGAGCACCTTGCATTTCTGACCCCCGGCAACTACGCCGAGGACAGTCCACACCAGGGGCTGGAAGATACCTTGCGCCTGTTCGAGCAGGGGGAAGCCCTGGGCTACCAGGGCGCTTGGGTGCGCCAGCGGCATCTGGAGCGGGCGGTTTCGTCCGCAACCACGCTGCTGGCAGCCGCCACGCAGCGCACGCGGCGCATTGCGCTGGGCACGGCGGTGATCCAGATGGGGTATGAAAACCCCTTCAGGCTGGCGGAAGACCTGGCGACGGTGGATGTGCTCTCGCACGGGCGGCTGCAGGTGGGGTTGAGCGCGGGTGTGCCGCCGTACGGGCCGCTGCTGGGTGGGCGCCTGTTCGATGGCGATGCGCAGGGCATCGACTTCTCGCATGCGCGTGTGGAGCGCCTGCGCAGCAACCTGCGGGGTGATTTTTTTGGCGATGACGACTTCTTCGTGGAGTCGCCCGCAGGCCGCCACCGTCCGCGTGTGCAGCCTCATGCTGCCGGGCTGGTGGAGCGCCTGTGGTACGGCGGCGGCTCGTTGAAATCGGCACAGTGGGCGGGTGCGCAGGGCTACCACTTACTCATCGGTAACCTCAACCGGGGCGAGCAGACCGACAATTTCTTCGAGGCGCAGCGCAGCCAGCTGGACCTGTTCCACGCGAACTGGTCGGCGCCCTATGCCCCGCGCGTGGCGCTGGGCCGTGTCATCGTGCCGCTGGACAGCGCCGACGCCGCCACCCGTGCACGCTACCGCGCCTGGGCTGCGCTCAGGGTGCCTCGCACGCTGGGGCCGCAGGGTGATCGCTGCACACTGTTCGCGCGCGACCTGGTGGGCACGTCTGACGAAATCCTGGAGAGCCTGCGCCAGGACCCCATCGTGCCGAGCGTGCAGGAGCTGCGGCTGGAGCTGCCATACGACTTCACGGGCGAGGAGTACGCCCAGATCCTGAGCGACACCGCGCGGTACATCGCGCCCGCGCTGGGCTGGTCACCAGCACAGACCGTGAAAGCGTCCGATCACAGCTTGCCACGTGCCGCGGCCACCTCGCGCCCCAGCTCAATCACCGCCATGGCGTAG
- the mltB gene encoding lytic murein transglycosylase B — MQFADDVAERRGLDREWVRQAIGQARFLSNVPKLMLPPASGTAKNWRVYRSRFIDPIRIRAGVRFWQEHREALARAEQEYGVPAEIIVGIIGVETIYGQQMGNFRVMDALATLAFDFPAAHPRAKERTEFFRRELEQWLSLANRTNIDPFEVRGSYAGAMGLGQFMPSSWARFAVDFDGDSRIDLFRSPTDAIGSVANYFKGHGWTTGMPTHYAVQFDPALLKLDELLAPDILPTFSAASMQAKGVVLEPAGAAHKGPMALVELQNGGDTPTYVAGTENFYAITRYNWSSYYAMAVIELGREVAAARGKL, encoded by the coding sequence ATGCAGTTTGCCGACGACGTGGCAGAGCGTCGCGGGCTGGACCGTGAATGGGTGCGCCAGGCCATTGGGCAGGCCCGTTTTCTAAGCAATGTGCCCAAGCTGATGCTTCCCCCCGCATCGGGCACCGCCAAGAACTGGCGCGTGTACCGCAGTCGTTTCATCGACCCCATCCGCATTCGCGCCGGGGTGCGCTTCTGGCAAGAGCACCGGGAAGCCCTTGCGCGGGCCGAGCAGGAATACGGCGTGCCCGCAGAGATCATCGTCGGCATCATCGGCGTGGAGACTATCTACGGCCAGCAGATGGGCAACTTCCGCGTGATGGACGCATTGGCAACGCTGGCGTTTGATTTTCCGGCGGCCCACCCCCGAGCCAAAGAGCGCACGGAGTTTTTCCGCCGTGAGCTGGAGCAGTGGCTCAGCCTGGCCAACCGCACCAACATCGACCCTTTCGAGGTGCGTGGCAGCTACGCAGGAGCCATGGGGCTAGGCCAGTTCATGCCCTCCAGCTGGGCCCGCTTTGCCGTGGACTTTGACGGTGACAGCCGCATCGACCTCTTCCGCAGCCCCACGGATGCGATTGGCTCGGTCGCCAACTACTTCAAGGGCCACGGATGGACCACGGGTATGCCCACCCATTACGCGGTGCAGTTTGACCCCGCCCTGCTCAAGCTCGACGAGCTGCTGGCCCCCGACATCCTTCCCACCTTCAGCGCAGCCAGCATGCAGGCCAAGGGCGTGGTACTGGAGCCCGCAGGCGCGGCCCACAAAGGCCCCATGGCCCTGGTGGAGCTGCAAAACGGTGGCGACACGCCCACCTATGTCGCGGGCACCGAGAACTTCTACGCCATTACCCGCTACAACTGGTCCAGCTACTACGCCATGGCGGTGATTGAGCTGGGGCGCGAGGTGGCCGCGGCACGTGGCAAGCTGTGA
- a CDS encoding MoxR family ATPase — protein sequence MDAQHKIKSLLDQLNTVIVGKKAQVQDCVACLLAGGHLLIEDVPGVGKTTLAHALSRTFGLQFSRVQFTADLMPSDLTGVSVYERGKEGFVFHPGPVFAQVLLADEINRASPKTQSALLEAMEEKQVSVEGATRPLPLPFFVIATQNPQDQLGTFALPESQLDRFLMRISIGYPDRAAERLLLAGSDRRDMVDTLPALLDAHELAELQRQVLAVHTSDALLNYVQDLVAATRSGKWFLQGLSPRAGIALMRAAKAQALISGRDYVAPDDVQAVLPQTIAHRLVPVGDAGRGSVEQVRAMVDATPLA from the coding sequence ATGGATGCACAGCACAAAATCAAATCGCTTCTGGATCAGCTTAACACGGTGATCGTGGGCAAAAAGGCGCAGGTTCAGGACTGCGTGGCCTGCCTGCTGGCGGGGGGGCACCTGCTCATTGAAGACGTGCCCGGCGTGGGCAAGACAACCTTGGCGCATGCGCTGTCACGCACCTTCGGGCTGCAATTCTCGCGCGTGCAGTTCACAGCCGATCTGATGCCCAGCGATCTGACAGGTGTATCGGTCTATGAGCGCGGCAAGGAAGGCTTTGTATTCCACCCAGGTCCCGTGTTTGCCCAGGTGTTGCTGGCCGACGAAATCAACCGCGCCAGCCCCAAAACGCAAAGCGCGCTGCTCGAAGCCATGGAAGAAAAGCAGGTGTCGGTCGAAGGTGCCACGCGCCCGCTGCCCCTGCCCTTTTTCGTCATCGCCACACAAAATCCCCAAGACCAGCTCGGCACCTTTGCTCTGCCCGAGTCGCAGCTGGACCGCTTTCTCATGCGCATCTCCATCGGCTACCCCGACCGTGCCGCCGAGCGCCTGCTGCTGGCGGGCTCGGACCGGCGCGACATGGTGGACACCCTGCCCGCCCTGCTGGACGCGCACGAGCTGGCAGAACTGCAGCGCCAGGTGCTGGCAGTGCACACGTCAGACGCCTTGCTCAACTACGTGCAGGACCTTGTGGCCGCCACGCGGTCGGGCAAGTGGTTCCTTCAAGGGCTGTCGCCGCGTGCGGGCATTGCGCTGATGCGCGCCGCCAAGGCGCAGGCGCTGATCAGCGGGCGCGACTACGTGGCCCCGGACGATGTGCAGGCAGTGCTGCCGCAAACCATTGCCCACCGACTGGTGCCGGTGGGCGACGCCGGGCGCGGCTCCGTCGAGCAGGTGCGCGCCATGGTAGACGCCACGCCGCTTGCGTGA
- a CDS encoding enoyl-CoA hydratase: MTVSEAATSPLRVDRDARGVVTLTLSDPGRFNALGSDMLAALQQALDAVAADASARAVVLAAEGKAFCAGHNLKDMAAHPDQAWYQKLFAQCSRVMLSIHKLPVPVIAKVQGMATAAGCQLVAQCDLAVAADEASFATSGIHYGLFCATPSVPLVRNVPAKRAMEMLLTGDFIDARTAQAQGLLNRVVPAGELDAEVEKLLCSILEKPRTAIAMGKALVYQQRELGIEAAYQLAGQTMAVNMMDPAAQEGARAFAEKRTPEWKR; the protein is encoded by the coding sequence ATGACGGTTTCTGAAGCAGCTACCTCCCCGCTGCGGGTGGACAGGGACGCACGCGGCGTGGTGACCCTGACCCTGAGCGACCCCGGGCGATTCAATGCCCTGGGCTCTGACATGTTGGCGGCTTTGCAGCAAGCGCTGGATGCGGTTGCTGCAGACGCATCGGCACGCGCGGTGGTGCTTGCCGCAGAAGGCAAAGCTTTCTGTGCGGGCCACAACCTCAAGGACATGGCTGCGCATCCCGATCAGGCCTGGTACCAGAAACTGTTTGCCCAGTGCAGCCGCGTGATGCTCAGCATTCACAAGCTGCCGGTGCCTGTGATTGCCAAGGTGCAGGGCATGGCCACGGCTGCGGGTTGCCAGCTGGTGGCGCAATGCGATCTGGCGGTGGCTGCGGACGAAGCCAGCTTTGCCACCAGTGGCATTCACTACGGGCTGTTTTGCGCAACGCCCAGCGTTCCCCTGGTGCGCAATGTGCCCGCCAAGCGGGCCATGGAGATGCTGTTGACGGGCGACTTCATCGACGCCCGCACGGCGCAGGCGCAAGGCCTTCTCAACCGTGTGGTGCCTGCTGGCGAGCTGGATGCGGAGGTGGAAAAGCTTCTCTGCTCCATCCTTGAAAAGCCCCGCACGGCCATTGCCATGGGCAAGGCGCTGGTCTACCAGCAACGTGAACTGGGCATCGAAGCGGCCTACCAGTTGGCCGGTCAGACCATGGCGGTGAACATGATGGACCCTGCCGCGCAAGAGGGCGCGCGGGCGTTTGCCGAGAAACGCACACCGGAGTGGAAGCGTTGA
- a CDS encoding histone deacetylase family protein — protein sequence MGPGHPECPERLDAIEDRLLVTGVGDALERFEAPEAALADIELAHDRMHIAALRGLSDRLNEEMLAGGPSHTQLDTDTSINAHTWKAALRAAGAALAATDAVMAGELENAFCAVRPPGHHATRSKAMGFCFFNNVAVAAKYALQRYNLQRVAVVDFDVHHGNGTEDILAGDSRALMVSIFQHPFYPYSGDVDPAPNMVNVPVAAYTRGMEIREIIEMMWIPRLEAFKPEMIFVSAGFDGHREDDMGQLGLTEQDYTWITQRVKDIARRYAKGRIVSCLEGGYVMGPLSRSVEAHLRVLADL from the coding sequence ATGGGCCCTGGCCACCCCGAGTGCCCGGAGCGGCTGGATGCGATTGAGGACCGCCTGCTGGTCACTGGCGTGGGTGATGCCCTGGAGCGGTTTGAAGCCCCCGAGGCGGCCCTGGCCGACATTGAACTGGCCCATGACCGCATGCACATCGCGGCCCTCAGGGGGCTGTCAGACCGGCTCAACGAAGAAATGCTGGCGGGTGGCCCGAGCCACACACAACTGGATACCGACACCTCCATCAACGCCCACACCTGGAAAGCCGCCCTGCGTGCTGCAGGCGCAGCACTGGCAGCCACCGATGCCGTGATGGCCGGTGAGCTGGAAAACGCCTTTTGCGCGGTGCGCCCCCCAGGGCACCATGCGACCCGCAGCAAGGCCATGGGTTTCTGCTTTTTCAACAACGTGGCGGTGGCTGCCAAATATGCGCTGCAGCGCTACAACCTGCAGCGCGTGGCCGTGGTGGACTTTGATGTGCACCACGGCAACGGTACGGAAGACATCCTGGCCGGAGACTCGCGTGCGCTGATGGTGAGCATCTTCCAGCACCCGTTCTACCCCTACAGCGGAGACGTGGACCCGGCCCCCAACATGGTGAATGTGCCTGTGGCGGCATACACCCGTGGCATGGAGATCCGCGAGATCATTGAAATGATGTGGATTCCCCGGCTGGAAGCCTTCAAGCCCGAGATGATTTTTGTGAGCGCCGGTTTTGACGGCCATCGCGAAGACGACATGGGGCAGTTGGGCCTGACGGAGCAGGACTACACCTGGATCACCCAGCGGGTAAAAGACATTGCCCGCCGCTACGCCAAGGGCCGCATCGTGTCGTGCCTGGAAGGCGGTTACGTAATGGGCCCCTTGTCGCGCAGTGTGGAAGCCCATCTGCGCGTGCTGGCTGATTTGTGA
- a CDS encoding DUF3488 and transglutaminase-like domain-containing protein, producing the protein MNTRTTAPAPQRVPLRQTLANLPRDTRDTLFLLAVIGWIVAPQVQWLPVWTSLMVAGVLLWRGWLAWHSRPLPPRWATSIILGPLAFGGTIFSHGTFLGREAGVTLVIALLALKTLELRARRDALVIFFLGFFAMISTFFTSQSLLTAAAMLLGLLGMLTALVNAHMPVGRPPLWQSFRIAGTMALLGTPIMVALFVLFPRMAPLWGVPNDQLVGGTGLSGSMKVGTIAELALNESVAFRVRFDQPAQQLPPPSSMYFRGPVLTGFDGREWKAEPYREDNNWARRVGLPADLQVQGPPLRYEVTMEALKRPWVMVLEATPTAPTLPDNPVYMTQDLQWTAARPIMDIVRYRAESYPTFQHGPLTPVRQLREFTDLPPGFNPRTLALAAQMRADPALANADAAALVDATLARLRTGGYTYTLEPGVYGQHTADEFWFDRKEGFCEHISSAFVVLMRALDVPARIVTGYQGGSMNPVDGFWTVRQSDAHAWAEVWMEGRGWVRVDPTGAVAPGRVGQAQRLTVPQGAFASAMGTMIGASTLQRMRAMWEAVNNSWNQWVLNYTQNSQMNLLKKLGFESPSWQDLSTVLGALLAAAALAGGGWSWWERSQHDPWLRLLTQARKRLADKGLELPENLPPRSMAQRVQQHWGAAASVKPLHDWLMRMEQVRYAPQPAASLGTLRREFKALAWPEPPPRS; encoded by the coding sequence ATGAACACCCGCACCACAGCCCCCGCGCCGCAGCGTGTGCCGTTGCGGCAAACGCTGGCCAACTTGCCCAGGGACACGCGCGATACGCTCTTTCTGCTGGCCGTCATCGGTTGGATCGTTGCGCCCCAGGTGCAGTGGCTGCCGGTGTGGACCAGCCTCATGGTGGCGGGTGTGCTGCTGTGGCGTGGCTGGCTGGCCTGGCACAGCCGCCCTCTGCCGCCGCGGTGGGCCACCTCCATCATCCTGGGACCGCTGGCGTTTGGCGGCACCATCTTTTCGCATGGCACCTTCCTCGGGCGCGAGGCCGGGGTCACCCTGGTCATCGCCCTGCTGGCCCTGAAAACGCTGGAGCTGCGCGCACGGCGCGACGCGCTGGTGATTTTCTTCCTGGGCTTTTTCGCCATGATCAGCACGTTCTTCACCTCCCAGTCGCTGCTGACTGCGGCGGCCATGCTGCTGGGCCTGCTGGGCATGTTGACGGCGCTGGTCAATGCCCACATGCCGGTGGGCCGCCCGCCGTTGTGGCAATCATTCCGCATCGCAGGCACCATGGCCCTGCTGGGCACGCCCATCATGGTGGCGCTGTTTGTGCTGTTCCCCCGCATGGCTCCGCTGTGGGGGGTGCCCAACGACCAGCTGGTGGGTGGCACGGGCCTTTCAGGCTCCATGAAGGTAGGCACGATTGCAGAGCTGGCGCTCAACGAGTCCGTGGCATTCCGCGTGCGTTTTGATCAGCCAGCACAGCAACTGCCCCCGCCCTCCAGCATGTATTTCCGGGGGCCTGTGCTGACGGGATTTGATGGGCGCGAATGGAAGGCCGAGCCATACCGTGAAGACAACAACTGGGCACGCCGTGTCGGCCTGCCCGCCGACTTGCAGGTGCAAGGCCCACCACTGCGCTACGAAGTCACCATGGAAGCCCTCAAGCGCCCCTGGGTCATGGTGCTGGAAGCCACCCCCACCGCCCCCACATTGCCCGACAACCCCGTCTACATGACGCAGGACCTGCAATGGACGGCGGCCCGCCCCATCATGGACATCGTCCGCTACCGGGCCGAAAGCTACCCAACCTTTCAGCACGGGCCCCTCACGCCCGTGAGGCAACTGCGCGAATTCACCGATCTGCCCCCCGGCTTCAACCCCCGCACTCTGGCGCTGGCAGCGCAAATGCGCGCCGACCCGGCCCTGGCCAATGCCGACGCCGCCGCCCTGGTAGACGCCACGCTCGCCCGCCTGCGCACCGGTGGCTATACCTACACGCTGGAGCCCGGCGTGTACGGCCAGCACACGGCGGACGAATTCTGGTTTGACCGCAAGGAAGGCTTTTGTGAGCACATCTCGTCGGCCTTTGTGGTGCTGATGCGCGCGCTGGACGTGCCCGCGCGCATCGTCACCGGCTACCAGGGCGGCAGCATGAACCCGGTGGATGGCTTCTGGACCGTGCGCCAAAGCGATGCCCATGCCTGGGCCGAGGTCTGGATGGAGGGGCGCGGATGGGTGCGCGTAGACCCCACCGGGGCCGTGGCACCGGGGCGCGTGGGACAGGCACAGCGCCTCACCGTTCCGCAGGGAGCCTTCGCATCGGCCATGGGCACCATGATCGGTGCCAGCACCTTGCAGCGCATGCGCGCCATGTGGGAAGCCGTGAACAACAGCTGGAACCAGTGGGTGCTGAACTACACCCAGAACAGCCAGATGAACCTTTTGAAAAAGCTGGGATTTGAATCGCCCAGCTGGCAGGACCTGAGCACCGTGCTGGGCGCGCTGCTGGCCGCAGCAGCCCTGGCAGGTGGCGGCTGGAGCTGGTGGGAGCGCAGCCAGCACGACCCCTGGCTGCGCCTGCTCACCCAGGCACGCAAGCGCCTGGCCGACAAGGGCCTGGAGCTGCCCGAAAACCTGCCCCCCCGCAGCATGGCCCAGCGCGTGCAGCAGCACTGGGGCGCGGCAGCCAGCGTGAAACCCCTCCACGACTGGCTGATGCGCATGGAGCAGGTACGCTATGCCCCGCAACCCGCCGCATCCCTCGGCACCCTGCGGCGCGAATTCAAAGCCCTGGCGTGGCCAGAGCCCCCGCCCCGTTCTTGA